A portion of the Bacillus thuringiensis genome contains these proteins:
- a CDS encoding oxidoreductase, with the protein MKKIGVGIVGFGFSSTTFHIPLLQTIEEYDIRAVLSSKEEVVKETLPNANVVSTIDELVKRADVDLVVITSPNTTHFPYVKEAILNGKHVVVEKPFVVSIEEGEELISLAEQHNVMLSVYHNRRFDNDFLTIKKLLEENRVGNVYAYESNFDRFRPHVRDRWREKNLPGSGILYDLGSHLIDQALSIFGKPDAISADVIKQRPGAEVDDYFHIVLHYGVKRVILRSSSYVKKAGPHFIVHGEKGSIVKCGMDSQEEQLKNGMKPGDNGYGVDDEENFATLETEESLERIPTEVGCYDNYYKGVRDSILNGEKLPVTAQEGLDVIKLIQLAIESSEKGRVISIK; encoded by the coding sequence ATGAAAAAAATAGGTGTAGGGATTGTAGGATTTGGTTTTTCTAGTACGACATTTCATATCCCACTATTACAAACGATAGAAGAATATGATATTCGTGCTGTATTATCCTCAAAAGAAGAGGTAGTAAAAGAAACATTACCAAACGCTAATGTTGTGAGTACAATTGATGAATTGGTGAAGCGAGCTGATGTTGACTTAGTTGTTATTACATCACCTAATACAACTCATTTTCCATATGTAAAAGAAGCAATTTTAAACGGTAAGCATGTTGTTGTAGAAAAACCATTTGTTGTTTCAATTGAAGAAGGAGAAGAGCTTATTTCATTAGCAGAGCAGCATAATGTAATGTTAAGCGTATATCATAATCGTCGTTTTGATAATGATTTCTTAACAATTAAGAAATTGTTAGAAGAAAACAGAGTAGGGAATGTATACGCATATGAATCGAATTTTGATCGTTTCCGTCCACATGTGCGTGATCGATGGAGAGAAAAAAATCTACCAGGTTCCGGTATATTATACGATTTAGGATCGCATTTAATTGACCAAGCGTTATCAATATTCGGGAAACCAGATGCGATAAGTGCAGATGTAATAAAACAACGACCAGGTGCAGAGGTGGATGATTATTTCCACATAGTACTTCATTACGGAGTTAAACGTGTCATTTTACGTAGTAGTAGTTATGTGAAAAAAGCTGGACCGCATTTTATAGTGCATGGAGAGAAAGGTTCTATCGTGAAGTGCGGTATGGATTCGCAGGAAGAGCAATTAAAAAATGGAATGAAGCCAGGTGATAACGGTTATGGAGTAGACGATGAAGAGAATTTTGCTACTTTAGAAACAGAAGAAAGCTTAGAGCGTATTCCAACAGAAGTCGGTTGTTATGACAATTATTATAAAGGTGTACGAGATAGTATATTAAATGGTGAGAAACTGCCTGTAACAGCACAAGAAGGTTTAGATGTTATTAAACTGATTCAATTAGCGATTGAAAGTAGTGAAAAGGGTAGAGTCATTTCTATAAAATAA
- the parC gene encoding DNA topoisomerase IV subunit A: protein MQAEKFHDLPLEDVLGDRFARYSKYIIQDRALPDARDGLKPVQRRILYSMYVEGNVHDKAFRKSAKTVGNVIGNYHPHGDSSVYEAMVRLSQTWKVRNVLVEMHGNNGSVDGDPAAAMRYTEARLSPIASELLRDLDKETVEFVSNFDDTSEEPVVLPAAFPNLLVNGSTGISAGYATEIPPHHLGEVIDATMMRIDKPNSTVDDLLTVMKGPDFPTGGIIQGIDGIKKAYETGKGKIIIRGKAEVETVRGGKQQIVITEIPYEVNKANLVKKMDELRLDKKLDGIAEVRDETDRTGLRIVVELKKEANAEGILNYLYKNTDLQIPYNFNMVAINNRRPTLMTLPKILDAYIGHQKEVITRRSQYELRKAENRQHIVEGLKKALSILDQVIETIRASKDKRNAKDNLSAKFGFTEAQAEAIVSLQLYRLTNTDITALQEEADELNKKILELQSILQSEKRLLQVIKTDLKRVKKTYSDDRRAIIEEQIEEIKIDVEVMIPQEDVIVTVTKEGYVKRTGWRSHNASNGKDFGMKEGDILLERFDTNTTETVLLFTSKGNYIYLPVYEMPDIRWKDLGQHVANIVSLDRDETIIWATVVPNFEEEKRFIVFVTRNGMIKKTELNQYKVQRYSRAFVAVNLKKGDEVVDIFATDGTSDIVLATHGAYALIFHEDEVSPVGVRAAGVKAINLKEDDYVASGKPLNGDKDQLILVTQRGAVKRLKASEIEKSTRAKRGLVIFKELKRNPYRIVGIEIVRDDELVYMKTEKNIVEEIDPKAYRNKDRYSNGSLVLDVNDTGEVVETWTKKRPE, encoded by the coding sequence ATGCAAGCAGAGAAGTTTCATGACCTCCCGCTTGAAGACGTGTTAGGTGATCGTTTTGCACGTTATAGTAAATATATTATTCAAGATCGTGCACTTCCAGATGCACGTGATGGCTTAAAGCCAGTACAAAGACGTATTTTATATTCTATGTATGTAGAAGGTAATGTACATGATAAAGCGTTTCGTAAATCAGCTAAAACAGTAGGTAACGTTATTGGTAATTATCATCCACATGGAGATTCCTCTGTATATGAGGCAATGGTACGCTTAAGCCAAACTTGGAAAGTACGTAATGTTTTAGTTGAAATGCATGGTAATAACGGTAGTGTTGATGGGGATCCAGCGGCAGCAATGCGTTATACGGAAGCTCGTTTATCACCAATCGCATCTGAATTATTACGTGATCTTGATAAAGAAACAGTTGAATTCGTGTCAAACTTTGATGATACAAGTGAAGAACCAGTTGTATTACCAGCAGCGTTCCCGAATTTATTAGTGAACGGATCTACAGGGATTTCCGCTGGTTATGCAACAGAAATTCCTCCGCATCATCTTGGAGAAGTTATTGACGCTACAATGATGCGTATTGATAAGCCAAATAGTACTGTTGATGATTTATTAACAGTTATGAAAGGACCAGATTTCCCAACAGGTGGTATTATTCAAGGGATTGATGGTATTAAAAAGGCGTATGAAACAGGTAAAGGTAAAATTATTATTCGCGGAAAAGCAGAAGTTGAAACAGTACGCGGTGGGAAACAACAAATTGTAATCACTGAAATTCCTTACGAAGTGAATAAGGCGAACCTTGTAAAGAAAATGGATGAATTACGTCTAGATAAAAAGTTAGATGGTATTGCTGAAGTACGTGATGAGACAGATCGTACTGGTTTACGAATTGTTGTTGAATTAAAGAAAGAAGCAAACGCCGAAGGTATTTTAAATTATTTATATAAAAATACAGATTTGCAAATTCCATATAACTTTAATATGGTAGCGATCAATAATCGTCGTCCAACACTTATGACATTACCGAAAATTTTGGATGCTTATATTGGACATCAAAAAGAGGTTATTACGAGACGTTCACAGTATGAATTAAGAAAAGCAGAAAATCGTCAACATATTGTAGAAGGTTTAAAGAAAGCATTATCGATTTTAGACCAAGTAATCGAGACAATTCGAGCTTCAAAAGATAAACGTAATGCGAAAGATAATTTAAGTGCAAAATTTGGCTTTACAGAAGCACAAGCGGAAGCAATTGTATCCTTGCAATTATATCGCTTAACGAATACAGACATTACGGCGTTACAAGAAGAAGCAGATGAGCTTAATAAGAAAATTCTAGAGCTACAGTCAATTTTACAAAGTGAAAAAAGATTACTTCAAGTCATTAAAACTGATTTGAAGAGAGTTAAGAAAACATATAGTGATGATCGCCGTGCTATTATTGAAGAGCAAATTGAAGAAATTAAAATAGACGTAGAAGTGATGATTCCACAAGAAGATGTCATCGTTACTGTAACGAAAGAAGGATATGTGAAACGTACTGGATGGCGCTCGCATAATGCCTCAAACGGCAAAGACTTCGGTATGAAAGAGGGTGACATCTTACTTGAACGATTCGATACGAATACGACTGAAACAGTTCTTTTATTCACAAGTAAAGGAAACTATATATATCTTCCAGTATACGAAATGCCAGATATTCGTTGGAAAGATTTAGGTCAGCACGTTGCAAATATCGTTTCACTCGACCGAGATGAAACAATCATTTGGGCAACGGTTGTACCGAACTTTGAGGAAGAAAAACGATTTATCGTATTTGTAACGCGAAATGGTATGATAAAGAAAACAGAATTAAATCAATATAAAGTTCAGCGTTATTCAAGGGCATTCGTTGCTGTAAACTTGAAAAAAGGTGATGAAGTTGTCGATATATTTGCGACAGATGGAACGAGTGATATCGTTCTTGCTACACATGGTGCATATGCACTTATTTTCCATGAAGATGAAGTAAGTCCAGTCGGTGTAAGAGCTGCTGGTGTGAAAGCAATTAATTTAAAAGAAGATGACTATGTCGCTTCTGGTAAACCATTAAATGGTGACAAAGATCAACTTATTCTCGTAACGCAGCGCGGTGCTGTAAAGCGTCTAAAAGCATCAGAAATTGAGAAATCGACGAGGGCAAAGCGAGGTCTTGTTATTTTCAAAGAGTTAAAACGTAATCCGTACCGCATTGTCGGTATTGAAATTGTTCGGGACGATGAATTAGTTTACATGAAGACAGAGAAAAACATTGTAGAAGAAATTGATCCGAAAGCGTATCGAAATAAAGACCGGTATAGTAATGGTAGCCTAGTGCTAGATGTTAATGATACTGGTGAAGTAGTAGAAACGTGGACGAAAAAACGACCGGAGTAA
- a CDS encoding LCP family protein — MRNHSSLREEKNKQKYKKKTIISLLLAVLLFGGIGYGTYVYMKTSSLVQKSNLNLARGEKSNLREKSVKPIANHVSLLIMGIDENQERQKEYNGAFHTDALLLATFNKDDKTVKLTSIPRDTYTYVPVQKKKDKITHAYGSGFVQNGKDGGPQASVEAVEKLLQVPVDYFVKFNFGSFTKIVDGLDGIEVDVPVEFTEQNSKDEPDAIHLRKGLQKLNGEEALALARTRHIDSDAMRGQRQQLVIEAMLSKLKSVGSITKLEKMVEAVDGDFKTNLVMDDILSFYKYGLNGSVEKIQLAGDDLYLPNGPNGQRVYYYNPNKKDLQSLSNTLRTHLGLSEKQIEEN, encoded by the coding sequence ATGAGGAATCATTCATCTTTAAGAGAAGAGAAAAATAAGCAAAAATATAAAAAGAAAACGATAATAAGTTTACTACTAGCGGTATTACTATTTGGTGGAATTGGCTATGGAACCTATGTATATATGAAAACTTCTAGTCTCGTACAAAAATCTAATTTGAATTTAGCACGAGGTGAAAAATCCAATTTACGTGAGAAATCTGTAAAGCCAATTGCAAATCATGTTTCACTTTTAATTATGGGAATTGATGAAAATCAAGAACGACAAAAGGAGTATAATGGTGCATTTCATACAGATGCGTTATTGTTAGCCACCTTTAATAAAGATGATAAAACAGTGAAATTAACGAGCATACCGCGTGATACATATACATATGTTCCAGTTCAAAAGAAAAAAGATAAAATAACCCATGCATATGGAAGTGGTTTCGTTCAAAATGGTAAAGATGGAGGACCGCAAGCTTCAGTGGAAGCGGTAGAAAAATTGTTACAGGTGCCTGTTGATTATTTTGTGAAATTTAATTTTGGTTCCTTTACTAAAATTGTTGATGGGTTAGATGGTATTGAGGTAGATGTCCCAGTTGAATTTACGGAGCAAAATAGTAAAGATGAACCTGATGCGATCCATTTGAGAAAAGGATTACAAAAATTAAATGGGGAAGAAGCACTTGCACTAGCAAGAACGCGTCATATTGATAGTGATGCAATGAGAGGTCAGCGCCAACAGCTTGTTATCGAAGCGATGTTAAGTAAATTAAAAAGTGTAGGTTCGATTACGAAACTAGAAAAAATGGTTGAGGCGGTTGACGGCGATTTTAAAACAAACTTAGTAATGGATGATATTTTATCTTTTTATAAATACGGTTTAAACGGTTCAGTTGAAAAAATACAATTAGCTGGTGATGATTTATATTTACCTAATGGCCCAAACGGACAACGTGTATATTATTATAATCCTAATAAAAAAGATCTACAGAGTTTGAGTAATACTCTTAGAACACATCTAGGATTAAGCGAAAAGCAAATTGAGGAGAATTGA
- a CDS encoding TetR/AcrR family transcriptional regulator, which yields MIALNGFERVKEKKKRAIKEAAFVLFSERGFNEVKIEHIAKEANVSQVTIYNHFGSKDALFRELIQEFIISEFQYYKELAEEKLPFHDMMQKMIVRKMNTGGLFQPDMLLQMMQRDEELRKFIYSYQNEKILPWYLEILERAQRKNEINPHLTKEMMLLYIQMFTKLGDEFGAQLLEGDREKHIQDIVTMFFYGLSVPQK from the coding sequence GTGATTGCATTGAACGGCTTTGAAAGAGTAAAAGAAAAGAAAAAGCGTGCCATTAAAGAAGCAGCATTCGTATTATTTTCAGAACGTGGATTTAATGAAGTGAAAATAGAACATATCGCAAAAGAAGCAAACGTTTCTCAAGTTACAATTTATAATCATTTCGGAAGTAAAGATGCTTTATTTAGGGAGCTTATACAAGAATTTATCATATCTGAATTTCAATATTATAAAGAGCTTGCAGAAGAAAAATTACCTTTTCATGATATGATGCAAAAAATGATTGTAAGAAAAATGAATACTGGCGGGTTATTTCAACCTGATATGTTATTACAAATGATGCAAAGGGACGAAGAACTCCGTAAGTTTATTTATAGTTATCAAAATGAAAAAATCCTGCCCTGGTATTTAGAAATATTAGAACGAGCTCAGCGCAAAAATGAAATTAATCCACACCTTACTAAAGAAATGATGTTACTTTACATTCAAATGTTTACAAAATTAGGTGATGAATTTGGAGCACAACTTCTTGAAGGAGATCGTGAAAAACATATACAAGATATCGTTACGATGTTCTTTTATGGTCTTTCTGTTCCACAAAAATAA
- a CDS encoding ABC transporter permease subunit, whose protein sequence is MNKQLFLASLKETQKSILSYASGAALYLWLLIWIFPSMVSAKGLNELIAAMPDSVKKIVGMESPIQNVMDFLAGEYYSLLFIIILTIFCVTVATHLIARHVDKGAMAYLLATPVSRVQIAITQATVLILGLLIIVSVTYVAGLVGAEWFLQDNNLNKELFLKINVVGGLIFLVVSAYSFFFSCICNDERKALSYSASLTILFFVLDMVGKLSDKLEWMRSLSLFTLFRPKEIAEGTYNIWPVSIGLTAGALCIFLVAIVVFRKRDLPL, encoded by the coding sequence ATGAATAAGCAATTGTTTTTAGCTAGTTTGAAAGAAACACAAAAAAGTATTTTGAGTTATGCGTCTGGTGCGGCTTTATATTTGTGGTTATTAATTTGGATATTCCCGTCAATGGTATCAGCGAAAGGGCTAAATGAATTAATAGCTGCCATGCCTGATAGTGTGAAAAAAATCGTTGGTATGGAAAGTCCGATTCAAAACGTAATGGATTTTTTAGCTGGTGAATACTATAGTCTATTGTTTATTATCATTTTAACAATTTTTTGCGTAACAGTTGCGACACATTTAATTGCTCGTCATGTAGATAAAGGAGCAATGGCATACTTGCTAGCAACACCTGTATCTAGAGTGCAAATTGCTATTACACAAGCTACTGTTCTCATATTAGGACTTCTGATTATTGTATCTGTTACGTATGTAGCTGGGTTAGTAGGTGCAGAATGGTTTTTACAAGATAATAACTTAAATAAAGAATTATTTTTGAAGATAAATGTAGTCGGAGGGCTCATATTTTTAGTCGTTAGTGCGTATTCATTTTTCTTTTCTTGTATATGTAATGACGAAAGAAAAGCACTAAGTTATTCAGCGAGTTTAACTATCTTATTTTTCGTATTGGATATGGTAGGTAAATTAAGTGATAAGTTAGAGTGGATGAGAAGTCTATCATTATTCACGCTGTTTCGCCCGAAAGAAATCGCTGAAGGAACGTATAATATATGGCCGGTAAGTATAGGGTTAACTGCTGGAGCGCTTTGTATTTTCTTAGTAGCGATTGTAGTATTTAGGAAGAGGGATTTACCGTTATAA
- a CDS encoding RNA polymerase sigma factor: MKVIPLYKMIIKEETDVSLAKKGDHEAFIALIHTEKVKMYRIAKAMLRDETNIEDAIQTTILKAYENIKKLKKEEFFQTWLIRILINECNNIIRAYKNVIVTEENDYNMSACDQYEDIDLCNAIQSLHEELRAVTVLYYYEDMNQESIAKLLEVPKGTVKSRLSRAREQLQKRLKME, translated from the coding sequence GTGAAAGTAATCCCTTTATATAAAATGATTATAAAAGAAGAAACCGATGTTTCTTTAGCGAAAAAAGGTGATCATGAAGCCTTTATAGCGCTTATACATACAGAAAAAGTGAAGATGTATCGAATAGCAAAGGCGATGTTACGTGATGAGACAAATATAGAGGATGCGATACAGACAACAATTTTAAAGGCCTATGAAAATATAAAAAAATTAAAAAAAGAAGAATTTTTTCAAACTTGGTTAATTCGAATACTAATAAATGAGTGTAACAATATTATTAGAGCGTATAAAAATGTAATTGTGACAGAAGAGAATGATTACAATATGAGTGCGTGTGATCAGTATGAAGATATAGATTTGTGTAATGCGATTCAATCGTTACATGAAGAATTAAGAGCTGTTACGGTGCTTTATTATTATGAAGATATGAATCAAGAGAGTATAGCAAAGCTTTTAGAAGTACCAAAAGGAACAGTGAAATCCAGATTGTCACGCGCAAGGGAACAACTACAAAAACGATTAAAGATGGAATAG
- a CDS encoding ABC transporter ATP-binding protein translates to MISVQDVTKQFSNGKGLFHITFDVKKGEVFGYLGPNGAGKSTTIRNLMGFIKPTAGKATIFGLDCWNEAAKIQREVGYLPGEISFIEGMNGLEFLKLMQGMRGLKDTKRRDELIERLQFDVKTPIRKMSKGMKQKVGIVAAFMHDPEVLILDEPTSGLDPLMQQVFIDLILEEKQRGKTILMSSHIFTEIERTCDRVAIIKDGRLVTVENIHDLQSMRRQVIDVTVSSQEEIESLTKCNLQFEAVKGREASIIVQGNYQTVLQTLSNYNVTALQTRAMDLEHLFMHYYDKKEGITHE, encoded by the coding sequence ATGATTTCAGTTCAAGATGTCACAAAACAGTTTTCGAATGGAAAAGGTTTGTTTCATATTACATTTGATGTAAAAAAGGGAGAAGTATTTGGTTATTTAGGACCGAATGGTGCCGGGAAATCAACGACGATTCGTAATTTAATGGGATTTATAAAACCGACAGCTGGTAAAGCGACAATTTTTGGATTAGATTGTTGGAATGAAGCAGCGAAAATTCAAAGAGAAGTTGGTTATTTACCGGGGGAAATTTCTTTTATTGAAGGAATGAACGGATTAGAGTTTTTAAAATTAATGCAAGGAATGCGTGGATTAAAGGATACGAAAAGACGAGATGAACTGATAGAGCGTCTGCAATTTGATGTGAAAACACCGATTCGCAAAATGTCTAAAGGAATGAAGCAAAAAGTAGGGATAGTCGCTGCATTTATGCACGATCCAGAGGTGTTAATTTTAGATGAACCAACATCTGGACTTGATCCACTTATGCAGCAAGTGTTTATAGATTTAATATTAGAGGAAAAGCAAAGAGGAAAAACAATCCTGATGTCATCACATATTTTTACTGAAATTGAGAGAACTTGTGACAGAGTAGCTATTATTAAAGATGGTCGACTCGTAACGGTTGAAAATATTCACGATTTACAAAGTATGAGAAGACAGGTGATAGATGTAACAGTATCATCACAAGAAGAGATTGAGTCCCTTACAAAGTGTAATTTGCAATTTGAAGCGGTAAAAGGCAGAGAGGCATCTATCATTGTACAAGGAAACTATCAAACTGTTTTACAAACACTTTCAAACTATAATGTAACGGCACTTCAAACGAGAGCGATGGATTTAGAACATTTATTTATGCATTATTACGATAAGAAAGAAGGGATAACGCATGAATAA